From the genome of Candidatus Defluviilinea proxima:
GCACAGGATTTCTTGTCGCCCCAAACCTAGCTATAACATGTGCGCACGTTATCTTTGCTGCTGATGCACAGCCTGGCGATATCATCGAAGTACGATTCAGTGGTCGAATCGAGAAGAACAAAGCACTGGTAATGACAGAATATTGGCGGGATGTAGATCAAGGCGATATAGCTATTCTTCAACTTGACTTCAGTGTGTTGGTTGCTGATCCGCTACCGC
Proteins encoded in this window:
- a CDS encoding trypsin-like peptidase domain-containing protein, producing the protein MDIKSSIFAVLNQTGSVKGTGFLVAPNLAITCAHVIFAADAQPGDIIEVRFSGRIEKNKALVMTEYWRDVDQGDIAILQLDFSVLVADPLPLGVASSSSGHDFYSFGFATVTDVNGIGAR